The following are from one region of the Candidatus Methanoperedens sp. genome:
- a CDS encoding TIGR00270 family protein, giving the protein MECEICGTNIKGNPIRVTVEGTVLDVCIKCSQYGKPQDKWTPVSRKMAPTERVIVTHRPKRDAFDRLEDEILPDYAQVIKKARESQGLTIEDLASRMMEKATLIRKIEREELIPEDTVRKKLETTLNIKLTEKVSSKDQRGGGFIRGTTLGDVAIIRKKGK; this is encoded by the coding sequence ATGGAATGTGAAATTTGTGGTACTAATATAAAGGGAAACCCTATTCGTGTGACAGTCGAAGGGACTGTACTGGACGTATGCATCAAATGCTCCCAATATGGAAAACCGCAGGATAAATGGACGCCGGTGTCAAGAAAAATGGCCCCGACAGAAAGGGTAATAGTTACACACAGGCCGAAAAGGGATGCTTTTGATAGGCTCGAGGATGAGATCCTGCCGGATTATGCGCAGGTCATCAAGAAAGCAAGGGAATCCCAGGGATTGACCATTGAAGATCTTGCATCCAGGATGATGGAAAAAGCTACCCTGATCAGGAAGATCGAACGTGAGGAGCTTATACCCGAGGATACAGTCCGGAAAAAGCTTGAAACAACATTAAATATCAAACTTACCGAAAAAGTATCTTCCAAGGACCAGAGGGGCGGCGGGTTCATCAGGGGAACCACGCTGGGAGATGTGGCAATTATCAGGAAGAAAGGGAAATAA